The following proteins come from a genomic window of Pseudomonas sp. MAG733B:
- a CDS encoding phage tail assembly chaperone — MVIYSSKTTSQFHESDYGQVPADAIEISAELHQYLLGGQTTQQMINFSTEPPSLMDRPPVSVEHLTEAERAWRDAQLTATDGVVTRHRDELEEGIATTLTAERYRALQTYRQQLRDWPQGGGFPQMDLRPTAPSWLLEQEQ; from the coding sequence ATGGTGATTTATTCCAGCAAGACCACGAGCCAGTTTCACGAGTCGGACTATGGCCAAGTACCCGCAGATGCGATTGAAATTTCCGCTGAGCTACACCAATACCTGCTGGGTGGGCAGACAACGCAACAGATGATCAACTTTAGTACTGAGCCACCCTCCCTGATGGACCGCCCGCCGGTGTCGGTCGAACATTTGACCGAAGCCGAGCGGGCTTGGCGTGACGCCCAACTCACTGCAACTGACGGCGTTGTGACCCGGCACCGTGATGAATTGGAAGAAGGCATTGCGACCACGCTCACAGCCGAGCGATACCGTGCATTGCAGACGTATCGCCAACAACTGCGTGATTGGCCGCAAGGGGGAGGGTTCCCGCAAATGGACCTCCGTCCGACAGCCCCCTCCTGGCTATTAGAGCAAGAACAATAA
- a CDS encoding phage tail protein, whose product MAEVLNFEHNGITVNATESPEAMGGLGDNVIGLIGTAPKADPLIPRNAPFRINSFTTQALLDPTGTEEGTLYHAVFQILKVVKVPVYVVIVEEGATPADTLNNVIGGIDPLTGRKLGLAALSGVPEDLTIIGAPGFTGTKAVAGEFASFGKRIKARVVLDGKDAAVADQVTYSQELGGAELGFDRCLLVHNMPSVYSKAAKKNVFLSPSSLAIAALAKVKQWESPGNQVTFAEDVSRVVEYNILDTSTEGDLLNRYGISYYARTILGGFSLLGNRSITGKFISYVGLEDAISRKLVKAGQKAMAKNLTKSFMDQEVKRINDWLQTLVADETIPGGSVYLHPELNSVEKYKNGTWYVVIDYGRYAPNEHMVYQLNARDEIIEQFLEDVL is encoded by the coding sequence ATGGCTGAGGTTTTGAATTTCGAGCACAACGGCATCACCGTCAATGCCACTGAATCCCCCGAGGCCATGGGTGGCCTGGGTGACAACGTCATCGGTCTGATCGGCACCGCGCCGAAGGCCGACCCGTTGATTCCACGCAATGCGCCATTCCGCATCAACAGCTTCACCACCCAGGCGCTGCTCGATCCGACCGGCACCGAAGAAGGCACGCTGTATCACGCTGTCTTCCAGATCCTGAAAGTGGTCAAGGTGCCGGTCTACGTAGTCATCGTCGAAGAGGGCGCGACCCCGGCTGACACGCTGAACAACGTCATCGGTGGCATCGATCCGCTGACCGGTCGCAAGCTCGGCCTCGCGGCATTGAGCGGTGTGCCTGAGGACCTGACCATCATCGGCGCGCCGGGCTTTACCGGCACTAAAGCCGTGGCCGGCGAGTTTGCCTCCTTCGGCAAACGCATCAAGGCCCGTGTGGTGCTCGACGGCAAGGACGCCGCAGTCGCCGACCAGGTGACCTACAGCCAGGAACTGGGCGGCGCGGAGCTGGGTTTCGACCGTTGCCTGCTGGTGCACAACATGCCGTCGGTGTACTCCAAGGCTGCGAAGAAAAACGTGTTCCTGTCGCCGTCGAGCCTGGCCATCGCGGCCCTGGCCAAGGTCAAGCAGTGGGAGAGCCCAGGCAACCAGGTGACCTTCGCCGAAGATGTTTCGCGAGTGGTCGAATACAACATCCTCGACACCTCCACCGAAGGCGATCTGCTGAACCGCTACGGCATCAGCTACTACGCCCGCACCATCCTCGGTGGCTTCTCGCTGCTGGGCAACCGTTCGATCACCGGCAAGTTCATCAGCTATGTGGGTCTTGAAGACGCGATCAGCCGCAAGCTGGTCAAGGCCGGCCAGAAAGCCATGGCCAAGAACCTCACCAAGTCGTTCATGGACCAGGAGGTCAAGCGCATCAATGACTGGCTGCAAACCCTGGTCGCCGACGAAACCATCCCCGGCGGCAGCGTGTACCTGCACCCGGAATTGAACAGCGTCGAGAAGTACAAGAATGGCACCTGGTACGTGGTCATCGACTACGGCCGCTACGCGCCGAACGAACACATGGTTTATCAACTCAATGCCCGCGATGAAATCATCGAGCAGTTCCTGGAGGACGTTCTCTAA
- a CDS encoding phage major tail tube protein, giving the protein MFTNRVRQAIAATLQGLPLSATVEDFTPPKIEFEMEPMTGGRFIAEEMAKSGKVLGATLKLQGVGAEIMLALGVNLGDDILLNVREAGQDQDGNTWFTYHTVGGKLKSLAQSVLNMKDKPVTTFELSCRTYNRLENGIPVIDIDVRTQKFVLNGVDILGDARRAVLLP; this is encoded by the coding sequence ATGTTTACCAACCGCGTAAGACAGGCCATCGCGGCCACCCTGCAAGGCCTGCCGTTGTCGGCGACGGTGGAGGATTTCACCCCGCCGAAAATCGAATTCGAAATGGAACCAATGACCGGCGGGCGCTTTATCGCCGAAGAGATGGCCAAGAGCGGCAAAGTGCTCGGCGCTACGCTCAAGCTACAAGGTGTGGGTGCGGAAATCATGCTCGCCCTGGGCGTAAATCTGGGTGACGACATCCTGCTGAACGTGCGCGAGGCGGGGCAGGACCAGGACGGCAATACCTGGTTCACCTACCACACCGTTGGCGGCAAGCTGAAATCCCTGGCGCAATCGGTGTTGAACATGAAGGACAAGCCGGTCACCACGTTCGAGCTGTCCTGCCGCACCTACAACCGTCTGGAAAACGGCATTCCGGTGATCGACATCGACGTGCGCACCCAGAAGTTCGTGCTCAACGGCGTCGACATTCTTGGCGACGCCCGTCGTGCGGTGTTGTTGCCTTAA
- a CDS encoding phage tail assembly protein, with the protein MSWTPPTHDLLSPITGDDGTQIEQIQLKPLYYAAQKEALARAGDDEDDQFFELALLATGLSVKELDQLKRPDYVSIAHYVHEMSTLPTSHFLQQENMGDASSTDPDEVTLLQPLTAAGRTQTALTLEMPVLRATKAMKKLKTAKERAEFITAHCTGLMLPDLALLTVPDWTQLQVRIDDFLNQPAAFFRSATSK; encoded by the coding sequence ATGTCCTGGACACCTCCCACACACGACCTGTTGTCGCCGATTACTGGCGATGACGGCACGCAAATCGAGCAGATCCAGCTCAAGCCTTTGTACTACGCCGCACAGAAAGAAGCCCTGGCCCGCGCCGGCGATGATGAAGACGATCAGTTCTTCGAACTGGCGCTGTTGGCCACCGGTTTGTCGGTCAAGGAACTCGACCAGCTCAAGCGCCCGGACTACGTGAGCATCGCCCATTACGTGCATGAGATGTCGACTCTGCCGACTTCGCACTTTCTTCAGCAAGAGAACATGGGTGACGCATCGTCGACCGATCCCGATGAAGTGACGCTGCTGCAACCGCTCACTGCGGCGGGTCGCACCCAGACTGCGCTGACCCTGGAAATGCCGGTGCTGCGAGCCACCAAAGCGATGAAAAAACTCAAGACCGCCAAGGAACGCGCCGAATTCATCACCGCCCATTGCACGGGGCTGATGCTGCCCGACCTGGCCCTGTTGACCGTGCCCGACTGGACGCAATTGCAGGTGCGCATAGACGATTTTTTAAACCAACCGGCGGCCTTCTTTCGGAGCGCGACATCGAAGTGA
- a CDS encoding phage tail tape measure protein: MAESKYSLAGAGMDLPSLNSTFQTFELSALSDPLAQLGRALNTVSLDIRLLTAGQGKFGEAVSALTAALLSPSGRTSGTSVPASETKSTLMADVEQRPPPQSLKSAMAMQTAMFDLGQKLRSDPDQLQEMSNDNQRIAADKRVAASGTTGVQLAQAQLAAFDSGLVKDIPPEGRRQALTDFAGDAGVMASAFRISVKEAGEIITGWRTSMGLDRAQRLDLADASNHLATLDGFKAKAADIGSIVQRSGAAGMAAGMTPEQTAAIAAALLNAGVGKDEAGASLKTLSATLSKGDNATVDQRAALAQLGFDPAQLASEMRKSAPQTISSLQEALEKKTAVEQTALLKTLFEGDEGIGKLFKAPKDLQAAFAGVSDKSAFATSKLGDEGSVAQTAEARGNTSQVRWNAMDANLTRLDAAIANAVSPFTDLAMLSVGGLASGLSHVVESLPKFGAALTLLGAGLATPLRGAILNKLASVTSSIATELLKPDTAIQSPGGEAPGGQDQKSAKDNKPGPEGSKPARPTMRSRLAASVARAKPFTARLGAPLAAASAGYDGLKAVLAGDYKAAAGAAGSGIGGLAGGYAGAATGALIGSFIPVPILGTAVGGLIGGLVGSYFGSQGGEVLGESLYSAQDRLQPPDQVSKDLSSAQTQNQQINFSPVIQISGADPAHSEQLVEKVMTQLRMQLHGEFLPLMTNPLTVRRDAALTDGGL, from the coding sequence ATGGCTGAGAGTAAGTATTCGCTCGCCGGTGCGGGCATGGACCTGCCGTCATTGAACAGCACATTCCAAACCTTTGAGCTGTCGGCTCTCAGCGACCCTTTGGCGCAACTCGGCCGGGCGCTGAACACCGTCAGCCTGGACATCCGACTGTTAACGGCGGGGCAGGGAAAGTTCGGTGAGGCAGTGTCGGCATTAACGGCAGCGTTGTTGTCGCCGTCAGGAAGGACGAGCGGCACATCCGTCCCGGCCAGTGAGACGAAGTCAACGCTCATGGCTGATGTCGAACAACGTCCACCGCCGCAGAGCTTGAAGTCGGCGATGGCGATGCAGACGGCCATGTTCGACCTCGGCCAGAAGCTTCGATCGGACCCTGATCAACTTCAGGAAATGTCGAACGACAACCAAAGGATTGCGGCTGATAAACGGGTGGCCGCCAGTGGAACAACGGGCGTACAACTGGCACAGGCGCAATTGGCGGCATTCGACTCCGGTCTGGTCAAAGACATCCCGCCGGAGGGCCGTCGTCAAGCGTTGACTGATTTTGCCGGCGATGCCGGCGTCATGGCGTCAGCGTTCAGGATTTCCGTCAAAGAGGCCGGAGAAATCATTACCGGCTGGCGTACTTCGATGGGCCTTGATCGTGCCCAACGGCTCGATCTTGCGGATGCGAGCAACCACCTGGCGACCCTTGACGGATTCAAAGCCAAGGCGGCAGACATCGGTTCGATTGTGCAACGTAGCGGAGCGGCGGGCATGGCCGCTGGCATGACGCCCGAGCAGACAGCGGCAATCGCGGCCGCGCTTCTGAACGCAGGGGTGGGCAAAGACGAGGCTGGTGCGTCGTTGAAAACGCTCAGCGCCACGTTGAGCAAGGGCGATAACGCCACGGTAGATCAGCGAGCGGCCTTGGCTCAGCTTGGATTCGACCCCGCGCAATTGGCCAGTGAGATGCGCAAGAGCGCGCCGCAAACGATCAGTAGTTTGCAGGAGGCGCTGGAGAAAAAAACTGCCGTTGAACAAACCGCATTACTCAAGACCCTGTTTGAGGGTGATGAAGGTATCGGCAAGTTGTTCAAGGCGCCCAAAGATCTTCAGGCGGCATTTGCAGGCGTGTCTGACAAAAGCGCGTTCGCAACGTCGAAACTCGGTGACGAGGGTTCGGTGGCGCAGACAGCCGAAGCACGGGGGAACACCTCGCAAGTGCGCTGGAATGCGATGGATGCAAACCTGACCCGTCTCGATGCGGCGATTGCCAACGCGGTCTCCCCATTTACTGACCTGGCAATGTTGAGTGTCGGTGGTCTGGCGAGTGGTTTGAGTCATGTGGTCGAGTCATTGCCTAAATTCGGCGCCGCATTGACCTTGCTTGGTGCGGGACTCGCGACACCGTTACGCGGTGCCATCCTGAACAAACTGGCATCGGTAACGTCGTCCATCGCCACTGAGCTTCTGAAACCGGATACGGCGATTCAGTCTCCGGGAGGTGAAGCGCCCGGTGGGCAGGACCAGAAAAGCGCCAAAGACAACAAGCCAGGGCCGGAAGGCAGCAAACCTGCGCGTCCCACGATGCGCAGCCGACTGGCCGCGTCTGTGGCGCGAGCCAAGCCCTTCACGGCCAGGTTGGGTGCGCCTCTGGCGGCGGCAAGTGCCGGTTATGACGGACTTAAAGCAGTCCTGGCCGGCGATTACAAAGCCGCTGCTGGCGCGGCGGGATCAGGTATTGGCGGGTTGGCCGGAGGATATGCGGGTGCCGCCACCGGTGCTTTGATCGGCAGTTTCATTCCGGTTCCAATCCTGGGGACAGCGGTCGGGGGGCTCATTGGTGGTCTGGTGGGCAGCTATTTTGGAAGTCAGGGTGGGGAGGTCTTGGGTGAGTCTCTTTATTCCGCACAGGACCGACTTCAGCCGCCGGACCAAGTCAGCAAAGACCTGAGCAGCGCCCAGACGCAAAACCAGCAGATCAACTTCAGCCCGGTCATCCAGATCAGCGGTGCCGATCCCGCCCACTCCGAGCAGTTGGTTGAAAAGGTCATGACGCAATTGCGCATGCAGTTGCATGGCGAGTTTTTACCGTTGATGACCAATCCACTTACCGTGCGCCGTGACGCGGCCTTGACCGATGGAGGTCTGTAA
- a CDS encoding phage tail protein, whose product MRQQMALGNFIFGLSRNFAYSTLQRKSDGGWVNVDILTSKPKSSQTGQSLQTLIIGGRSMYALAMVRLDELRALQVLRVPLPLVDGIGRNWGLWRINNLTENQSQVIDDGTAMVIDWTIELAEYTNA is encoded by the coding sequence ATGCGCCAGCAAATGGCCTTGGGCAATTTCATTTTCGGCCTGTCCAGAAATTTCGCTTACAGCACCTTGCAGCGCAAGTCGGACGGTGGCTGGGTGAACGTCGACATCCTCACCAGTAAACCCAAGTCCAGTCAGACCGGCCAAAGCCTGCAAACCCTGATCATTGGCGGCAGGTCGATGTACGCGCTGGCGATGGTTCGACTGGATGAGTTGCGTGCCTTGCAGGTCTTGCGGGTGCCGTTGCCGCTGGTAGATGGCATTGGGCGTAACTGGGGACTGTGGCGAATCAATAACCTGACTGAGAACCAGAGCCAGGTGATCGATGACGGCACAGCGATGGTGATCGACTGGACGATCGAGTTAGCGGAGTACACCAATGCGTAG
- a CDS encoding tail protein X produces MRRVRSIAGDSVNLLLFRETGRSDDAAEEALWRFNPALSEQAPVLPAGVWVSLPELDNQPTVVATVSAWD; encoded by the coding sequence ATGCGTAGAGTCAGAAGTATTGCCGGCGACTCGGTGAACCTGCTGCTGTTTCGTGAAACAGGGCGCAGCGATGATGCCGCAGAGGAGGCGCTCTGGCGTTTCAATCCGGCGCTGAGCGAGCAAGCGCCGGTTTTACCGGCCGGTGTGTGGGTGAGCCTGCCGGAACTGGATAATCAGCCCACGGTTGTGGCGACTGTTTCAGCCTGGGACTAA
- a CDS encoding phage late control D family protein: protein MTLGFTPVVEIYGANAALLNERLLSWQHIDAAGIESDQLSLTLDLEGLPGLPSLDGKIGLRVGYRESGLVDKGEFVITRRTPTLFPLRLTLVATAAPFSARDETGFKQRRSASHGPTTLGALFRQLTSRHGFSPRVAPDLALIKIEHVDQSNETDMGFLTRLAWIHDAVAKPVNELYVLARRGQAKSLSGKVLPNVRLSVTTNNRPDDHSFISATLDETARAKYQGCKMSWWDAASGKELIAQSGIAPFKTVRRRCENAEEAQAACEGEVRRMLRETLKVTINCPGDPKFCAEGLVVLDDSWPDFMRGRWSIDKVTGSGSRQNSYRCTIAATCLASTQ from the coding sequence ATGACACTTGGATTCACCCCGGTCGTGGAAATTTATGGGGCGAACGCGGCCCTGCTCAACGAACGATTGCTCAGCTGGCAGCACATCGATGCGGCAGGCATCGAGTCCGACCAACTGTCTCTTACCCTTGATCTGGAGGGGCTGCCAGGACTGCCGAGTCTGGACGGGAAAATCGGCCTGCGAGTCGGTTATCGTGAGTCGGGACTGGTCGACAAAGGCGAATTTGTCATTACGCGCCGCACTCCGACCTTATTCCCGTTGCGCCTGACACTGGTGGCCACGGCGGCACCTTTCAGCGCCAGAGATGAGACTGGATTCAAGCAGCGCAGATCCGCGAGTCATGGGCCGACGACCCTGGGAGCCCTGTTCCGTCAGTTGACCTCGCGACATGGTTTTTCTCCCCGGGTCGCTCCGGATCTTGCACTGATCAAGATCGAACACGTCGACCAGTCCAATGAAACCGACATGGGCTTTCTTACGCGTCTGGCCTGGATTCACGACGCCGTGGCCAAACCGGTCAACGAGCTGTACGTGTTGGCACGGCGCGGTCAGGCCAAGTCGCTGTCGGGCAAGGTCTTGCCGAATGTTCGACTGTCGGTGACGACAAACAATCGCCCGGACGATCACAGCTTCATCTCCGCGACTCTGGATGAAACCGCACGGGCGAAGTATCAGGGCTGCAAAATGAGTTGGTGGGATGCAGCTTCCGGCAAGGAACTCATCGCGCAAAGCGGTATCGCGCCGTTCAAGACCGTGCGCCGACGTTGCGAGAATGCCGAGGAAGCCCAAGCGGCCTGCGAAGGCGAAGTGCGCCGGATGCTGCGTGAAACGCTCAAGGTGACCATCAATTGTCCCGGCGATCCGAAGTTTTGTGCAGAAGGATTGGTGGTACTGGACGACAGTTGGCCCGACTTCATGCGTGGACGCTGGTCGATTGACAAAGTCACGGGCAGCGGCAGCCGTCAGAACAGCTATCGCTGCACCATTGCGGCGACGTGCCTGGCTTCAACGCAATGA
- a CDS encoding glycoside hydrolase family 19 protein: MHCTEQQLLKIYLNARTQAGVFVSPLNSAMAHYHINTPKRIAAFLAQVGHESGQLQYVRELGSAQYLSKYDTGTLATRLGNTPEPDGDGQRFRGRGLIQITGRNNYRQCSVGLFGDERLLASPELLEQPQWAAESAAWFWEQNGLNELADRDQFNSITRRINGGLNGLQDRLQLWARARAVLCQPSI; the protein is encoded by the coding sequence ATGCATTGCACCGAGCAACAGTTACTCAAGATATACCTCAACGCCCGCACTCAAGCGGGCGTTTTCGTTTCGCCACTCAACAGCGCCATGGCTCACTACCACATCAATACCCCCAAACGCATCGCCGCTTTCCTCGCGCAAGTCGGCCATGAGTCGGGGCAATTGCAGTACGTGCGCGAGTTGGGCAGTGCTCAATACCTGAGCAAGTACGACACCGGCACACTGGCCACGCGTTTGGGCAACACCCCGGAACCTGACGGCGACGGTCAACGCTTTCGGGGTCGTGGCCTGATTCAGATCACCGGCCGTAACAACTACCGTCAATGCAGCGTTGGCCTCTTCGGCGACGAGCGCCTGTTGGCTTCGCCTGAACTGCTTGAGCAGCCACAATGGGCCGCCGAATCCGCCGCGTGGTTCTGGGAGCAGAACGGTCTCAATGAACTGGCCGACCGCGACCAGTTCAACAGCATCACCCGCCGCATCAATGGCGGCTTGAACGGGTTGCAAGATCGCTTGCAGCTCTGGGCGCGGGCGAGGGCGGTGTTATGTCAGCCCTCGATCTGA
- a CDS encoding lysis system i-spanin subunit Rz, producing MSALDLMSWRFIGIVVLAGCSAALAWHFQDWRYGRQLAEQARLHSETLNQMTQSNATQQRLEQEKRLVLEQQLSASEQNHYRVLSDAQRNQDRLRDRLATADVRLSVLLDASDAAAIYTVPAAAGPGSVDHGAVRARLDPTHAQRIIAITDAGDRGLIALQACQAYVSALIR from the coding sequence ATGTCAGCCCTCGATCTGATGTCCTGGCGCTTTATAGGCATTGTTGTGCTGGCCGGTTGTTCTGCGGCACTGGCCTGGCACTTTCAGGATTGGCGCTATGGCCGGCAACTGGCGGAACAGGCTCGTTTGCACAGCGAAACGCTGAACCAAATGACTCAGTCCAACGCCACCCAGCAGCGTTTGGAGCAGGAAAAACGCCTGGTCCTGGAGCAGCAATTGTCAGCCAGCGAACAAAATCATTACCGAGTGTTGAGTGATGCCCAACGTAATCAGGATCGCCTGCGCGATCGTCTTGCCACTGCTGATGTGCGCTTGTCAGTCCTCCTCGATGCCAGTGACGCAGCTGCAATCTATACAGTGCCAGCCGCCGCCGGCCCCGGCAGCGTGGATCATGGCGCCGTACGCGCCCGACTTGACCCGACGCATGCTCAACGAATTATCGCCATCACCGATGCCGGCGACCGCGGACTGATCGCCTTGCAGGCTTGTCAGGCCTACGTCAGTGCGCTCATCCGCTAA
- a CDS encoding CinA family protein has translation MKVITQLAADLGRQLQLLNAHVSTAESCTGGGIAEAITRIPGSSAWFEAGYVTYSNLQKNLQLNVPVELFTTVGAVSREVVEAMAKGAQDKSRAFFSVAVSGVAGPDGGSPSKPVGTVWLAWGVGERVFSELQHFPGDRDEVRRQTVKAALEGLLRYTAEEISNRG, from the coding sequence GTGAAAGTAATCACCCAACTGGCCGCTGACCTTGGCAGACAATTGCAGCTTCTCAATGCCCACGTATCCACGGCCGAATCTTGTACCGGTGGCGGGATCGCCGAGGCAATCACCCGCATTCCAGGCAGCTCGGCGTGGTTCGAGGCCGGTTATGTCACCTACTCCAACTTGCAGAAAAACCTGCAACTGAATGTTCCGGTGGAGTTGTTCACCACGGTGGGGGCGGTCAGTCGCGAGGTGGTCGAAGCGATGGCCAAAGGCGCGCAGGATAAAAGCCGTGCGTTTTTTTCCGTGGCAGTCAGTGGCGTGGCCGGGCCGGACGGTGGTTCGCCGAGCAAACCGGTGGGCACGGTTTGGCTGGCCTGGGGCGTTGGTGAGCGAGTGTTCAGCGAGCTGCAGCACTTCCCCGGTGACCGCGACGAGGTCCGCCGACAAACGGTTAAGGCCGCGCTAGAGGGGCTGCTGCGCTACACCGCGGAAGAAATCTCAAATCGGGGGTAG
- the recA gene encoding recombinase RecA, whose amino-acid sequence MDDNKKKALAAALGQIERQFGKGAVMRMGDQDRQAIPAISTGSLGLDIALGIGGLPKGRIVEIYGPESSGKTTLTLSVIAQAQKAGATCAFVDAEHALDPEYAGKLGVNVDDLLVSQPDTGEQALEITDMLVRSNAVDVIIVDSVAALVPKAEIEGEMGDMHVGLQARLMSQALRKITGNIKNANCLVIFINQIRMKIGVMFGSPETTTGGNALKFYASVRLDIRRTGAVKEGDEVVGSETRVKVVKNKVASPFRQAEFQILYGKGIYLNGEMIDLGVLHGFVEKSGAWYAYEGTKIGQGKANSAKFLADNPEIAAKLEKQLRDKLLSPSSVADAKASAVKETEDDLADADI is encoded by the coding sequence ATGGACGACAACAAGAAGAAAGCCTTGGCTGCGGCCCTGGGTCAGATCGAACGTCAATTCGGCAAGGGTGCCGTAATGCGTATGGGCGATCAGGACCGTCAGGCGATCCCGGCCATCTCCACTGGCTCTCTGGGTCTGGACATCGCTCTCGGCATCGGCGGTCTGCCAAAAGGCCGTATTGTTGAAATCTACGGTCCTGAATCCTCCGGTAAAACCACGCTGACCTTGTCCGTGATTGCCCAGGCTCAAAAAGCCGGCGCGACCTGCGCATTCGTCGATGCCGAACACGCCCTCGACCCTGAGTACGCCGGCAAGCTGGGCGTCAACGTCGATGACCTGCTGGTTTCCCAGCCGGACACCGGCGAACAGGCCCTGGAAATCACCGACATGCTGGTGCGTTCCAACGCGGTTGACGTGATCATCGTCGACTCCGTGGCCGCTCTGGTGCCAAAGGCTGAAATCGAAGGCGAAATGGGTGACATGCACGTGGGCCTGCAAGCCCGTCTGATGTCCCAGGCGCTGCGTAAAATCACCGGTAACATCAAGAACGCCAACTGCCTGGTGATCTTCATCAACCAGATCCGTATGAAAATCGGCGTGATGTTCGGCAGCCCGGAAACCACCACCGGTGGTAACGCGCTGAAGTTCTACGCTTCGGTTCGTCTGGACATCCGTCGTACTGGCGCGGTGAAAGAAGGTGATGAAGTCGTTGGTAGCGAAACCCGCGTCAAGGTTGTGAAGAACAAGGTGGCTTCGCCGTTCCGTCAGGCCGAGTTCCAGATTCTTTACGGCAAGGGCATCTACCTCAATGGCGAGATGATCGACCTGGGTGTTCTGCACGGCTTCGTTGAAAAATCCGGTGCGTGGTATGCCTATGAAGGCACCAAGATCGGTCAGGGCAAGGCTAACTCGGCCAAGTTCCTGGCAGACAATCCGGAAATCGCGGCGAAGCTCGAGAAGCAACTGCGCGACAAGCTGCTGTCGCCTTCGTCGGTAGCAGACGCCAAAGCTTCTGCAGTCAAAGAGACCGAAGACGATCTGGCTGACGCTGATATCTGA
- the recX gene encoding recombination regulator RecX: MTAVLDTLVAVRRTAMDLLARREHGRVELTRKLRQRGALPEMIETALDRLTEEGLLSESRYLESFVSYRARSGYGPLRIREELSQRGLQRSDIELALRENGIDWQEQLMDTWRRKFSGHLPIDARERAKQGRFLAYRGFSMEMISRLFSGRGMDD; the protein is encoded by the coding sequence ATGACCGCCGTACTCGATACACTCGTCGCGGTGCGGCGAACCGCAATGGACCTGCTCGCACGACGCGAGCACGGTCGAGTCGAGCTGACGCGTAAACTGCGTCAGCGCGGCGCTCTTCCTGAAATGATCGAAACAGCACTCGACCGGTTGACGGAAGAGGGCTTGTTGTCCGAATCCCGTTACCTCGAAAGCTTCGTTTCCTATCGCGCCCGTTCCGGTTATGGCCCTTTGCGCATTCGTGAAGAGTTGAGCCAGCGCGGCCTGCAACGCAGCGACATCGAACTCGCCTTGCGCGAGAACGGCATCGACTGGCAGGAGCAACTGATGGATACCTGGCGGCGCAAGTTTTCCGGGCATTTACCGATAGATGCGCGGGAACGTGCCAAACAAGGCAGGTTCCTTGCGTATCGGGGATTTTCCATGGAGATGATCAGCCGCTTGTTCAGCGGCCGAGGGATGGACGATTGA